From Cohaesibacter gelatinilyticus, the proteins below share one genomic window:
- a CDS encoding DKNYY domain-containing protein, whose protein sequence is MYEFSKDKILWKGKTLKGADASSFESLSPTIGRDATSIYVNGKIAKVDKQSFEVLSNSYARDREAVYLIMETKLKPVKNANPATFVAIGDCFGRDSTSAFFRTSKMRLNKGCNPENLKSLGHVYATDGVSLFFGTERHAWPDDLDASGPEIKLKWFCDNEVNLPILTLTDGQTCWVAIYHNGQRWWECQGAGFETLAPLAFDNDSTWNASYVRDDNNIWFYGASIAGANPAKVYMFGQDMLSNGNQIWHGDRLIAQKASDISYICHYSTYNPDYLSGPLVHQGNQLVVHDLEKGPQILAQTRGMAERLDQTSFDEILTSSLREIYSTLLAIICHLPPIVNTPGDIGQKLQENPQHYIKPDTLPDFQAKLHSDGQIELTLSDGTILQQPLSCWYTLGCHLCCMALKREPMFLPYPPVGTMLPNSVDMHLLLMKRHRSAFWNLTSAALRHGHEQEARILAHFCFSLALGHIQLDAEMLQELVEIPRELMSNFQYDMAHHAFEVTTNLAVGRLILRDRWLEAEDFRDRIDVIDTLHGAILETDKIGIFYQEIIPQLMARYGCEPLPAVREHLAMTLEAALIRGQVDGEVSHKFHNEAMLPIIEFCIANGINTYFNRARLAETLWALDRDMEANTMSETLIADIGEDAHLPGVYCHRHIYRTPRLWFLRGKTDIAYRKADLATHEKRLAALEADYDMLIARYGEKSSQWDEMKDIKADIGRYKDAITSE, encoded by the coding sequence AGCTTTGAAGTGCTTTCAAACAGCTATGCCCGTGATCGGGAGGCCGTCTATCTCATCATGGAAACAAAGCTCAAACCGGTCAAAAACGCCAACCCTGCAACATTTGTTGCGATTGGCGATTGTTTTGGGCGGGATTCAACCTCTGCTTTCTTTCGCACCAGCAAAATGCGTCTGAACAAGGGATGCAATCCTGAAAACCTCAAAAGCCTTGGTCATGTCTATGCAACCGATGGCGTCTCCTTATTCTTTGGAACGGAGCGTCACGCTTGGCCGGATGATCTGGATGCCTCCGGGCCAGAAATAAAGCTCAAATGGTTCTGCGACAATGAGGTCAATCTACCGATTCTGACCCTCACTGATGGCCAGACCTGCTGGGTGGCCATCTATCACAATGGTCAGCGCTGGTGGGAATGCCAGGGAGCCGGTTTTGAGACTCTCGCTCCGCTCGCCTTTGACAATGACAGCACATGGAATGCCTCCTACGTCAGAGATGATAACAATATCTGGTTTTATGGTGCATCAATAGCCGGTGCCAATCCGGCAAAGGTGTACATGTTTGGCCAAGACATGCTCAGCAACGGCAATCAGATCTGGCATGGCGATCGGCTGATTGCACAAAAGGCAAGCGATATTTCTTATATCTGCCACTATTCCACTTACAATCCTGACTATCTCAGCGGCCCATTGGTACATCAGGGTAATCAGCTGGTCGTGCATGATTTGGAAAAAGGCCCTCAGATCCTTGCTCAGACAAGAGGCATGGCAGAACGGCTTGATCAAACATCCTTTGATGAAATCCTGACAAGCAGCTTGCGCGAGATATATTCGACCTTGCTTGCCATCATCTGCCATCTCCCCCCAATCGTGAACACACCCGGCGATATCGGACAAAAGCTGCAGGAAAATCCGCAGCACTATATCAAGCCAGATACCTTGCCGGACTTTCAGGCAAAGCTGCACAGCGATGGCCAGATCGAACTTACCTTGTCTGACGGCACCATCTTGCAACAGCCATTATCCTGCTGGTACACGCTCGGCTGTCATCTTTGCTGTATGGCGCTGAAACGGGAGCCGATGTTCCTACCCTATCCGCCGGTGGGTACCATGCTGCCAAACAGTGTCGATATGCACCTCCTGCTCATGAAACGGCATCGATCGGCCTTCTGGAACTTGACCAGCGCAGCTTTGCGCCATGGCCACGAACAGGAGGCCAGAATTCTGGCCCATTTCTGTTTTTCTCTGGCGCTCGGACACATCCAGCTGGACGCCGAAATGCTGCAGGAACTGGTCGAGATCCCAAGGGAATTGATGAGCAATTTCCAGTATGACATGGCTCATCATGCATTTGAGGTCACGACAAACCTTGCTGTTGGCCGATTGATCCTGAGAGATAGATGGCTTGAAGCAGAAGACTTTCGTGACCGCATTGATGTGATCGACACCTTGCATGGTGCCATTCTGGAAACCGACAAGATCGGGATTTTCTATCAGGAAATCATCCCGCAACTCATGGCCCGATATGGCTGCGAGCCCCTGCCTGCTGTCCGCGAACATCTGGCCATGACATTGGAAGCCGCCCTGATCAGAGGACAGGTAGACGGCGAAGTATCACACAAGTTCCACAATGAAGCCATGCTGCCGATCATCGAATTCTGCATTGCCAATGGCATAAACACGTATTTCAACCGCGCACGACTGGCCGAAACCCTGTGGGCCCTTGACCGCGATATGGAAGCAAATACCATGTCCGAAACACTGATCGCAGACATCGGAGAGGACGCGCATCTGCCCGGTGTATATTGTCACCGCCACATCTACCGCACGCCTCGTCTCTGGTTCTTGCGCGGCAAAACGGACATCGCCTATCGAAAAGCCGATCTCGCAACCCATGAAAAACGCCTTGCCGCCCTTGAAGCAGACTATGACATGCTCATTGCACGCTATGGCGAAAAGTCTAGCCAATGGGACGAGATGAAAGACATCAAAGCTGATATCGGCCGATATAAAGACGCCATCACCTCTGAATAA